Part of the Sulfurimonas denitrificans DSM 1251 genome is shown below.
AAAATCCATTAAAAACCTTAAGAAAAAATTTGAGTAATTGTACTTTAGATATGATTATAGAGATATAAAATATCTGTAATACTCTTTTTTGCTATAATGGCGCAATACAAAAATAAGGAATTATTTTGGAATTAACAACACAACAGTTAAAAGAAAAAATTAACGAATATAAAAAGAAATTAAGCGTAACGGTCGTTGCTCACTTTTATCAAAGAGATGAAGTTTTTGAGATGGGTGACATTACAGGGGATTCTCTTGAGCTTGCGCAAAAGACAATGGCTGATAATTCAGAGTTTGTAGTCTTTTGCGGTGTCGGATTTATGGGGCAGAGTGTTAAGGTTTTATCTCCAAACAAGAGAGTAGTTATGCCAAAAGCAGCTTGTTGCGCTATGGCTACTATGATTGATGGGATGCAGTTTGATGCTTCAATAAAGGCGCTCAATGAAGCTGGAATCCAAAATGAAAACATCTTACCAATTACATATATCAACTCAAATGCTGATGTAAAAGCAAAAGTAGGTGAGATGGGCGGTATGGTTTGCACTAGCTCAAATGCAAAAAAAATTATTACAACTGCCCTAATGGAGGGCAAAAAGATACTATTTGTTCCAGATAGATGTTTGGGGCAAAATATTGCAAACCAGATGGGATTAAAATCTTGTGTTATTGGAGATGGAAGTAATGTAGCAGATGCAGATATAATCTGTTTTAACGGTTTTTGCTCAGTTCATCAGCTATTTTCGGTTGATGATATTAAGTTTTATCGTAAAAAATATCCAGGAATCTTAATAGCTGTTCACCCAGAGTGTGACCCAGCAATTTGTAATGCAGCAGATTTCGTTGGTTCTACTTCCCAACTTATAAAATATATAAAAGATTTAGATGAGAACCAAAAAGTAGCAGTTGGAACAGAGTTTAACCTAGTGAACCGTTTGCGTTCAAAAAATACTTACGTTCTCTCATCCACAAAGCCTGAGTGTCCAACTATGAATGAGACAACACTAAGAGATGTTTACGATGTTTTAAAATCTATTGATGATGGCGCACCTTTAAATGAGATTCATATCGATGAAAACACTCAAAAATGGGCAAAAATTGCATTAGATAGAATGATGGCATTATGATAGAAGATTTTGTAAAAGAGACATTAGCACAAGATGTTGGACGAGGTGATTTGTACGCACTTGTTGAGCCGAGTGTAGAAGCCTCCGCTAAAATAGTTGCAAAAAGTGATGGTGTTATGGCAGGAGTTACATATTGTAATGTTTTGGCAAAGTTAGAGAATTTTAGAGTAGTTTGGAATAAAAATGATTCAGAGAGTTTTGTAAAAGGAGATGTTTTAGCCACATTAAGTGCAACATCACATGTACTTCTTAGAGTTGAGAGAACATTTCTAAATATGCTTCTTCATGCAAGCTCTATAGCAACACTTACTAAAAAATATGCAGACATTATCGAGCCATACGGCGTAAAACTCTTAGATACAAGAAAAACAAGACCTATGCTTAGAGTTTTTGAAAAATACGCAACAAGATGTGGTGGTGCGGTAAATCATAGAATGGGCTTAGATGACTCTTTAATGATAAAAGATACTCATTTAAAAACAATAAAAGATTTGAAAAGTTACATACAAAAAGCTAGACAAAAGATTCCATTTACTGCAAAAATAGAGGTAGAAGCTGAAACACTAGAGATTGCAAAAGAGGCGTTTAAAGCGGGTGCTGATATAGTTATGTGCGATAATATGACACCCTCTCAAGTTCAAGAGATTGTAAAATATAGAGATGCAAATTTTTCACATGTACTTCTTGAAGCAAGTGGAAATATCTCACTTCAAACTATAGAGAACTATGCTAAAGTTGGAGTTGATGCGATAAGCAGCGGCTCATTAATTCATCAAGCAAACTGGATAGATTTATCCATGAAAGTAGATTAAGTTAATTTATGGCGGATGATGCAGAAAAAACGGAAGAACCCACCTCCAAAAAGATAGAGGATGCCCGAAAAGAGGGGAATGTTCCAAAATCACAAGATGCTTCTGGTGTTATGACGCTCTTTGTGGCAATATTGGCTTTTTTGATGCTCTTTCCATATATGCTTTCGCATATACTCTCAATATTTAAATACTACTTTTCTCTCATTGGCATGACAATTGATAGAGCACTAATGCTAGATATCGCAATAGTAACTATTAAAGAGATATTTCTTATCATTATGCCTCTCTCTATTGCAGTTGCAATTGCAGGTGTCATAGCGGCTATTTCTCAGTTTGGATTTTTATTTACTACAAAATCAATCACTCCTGATCTTAAAAAACTAGATCCAATCAAGGGGATGAAAAATCTCTTCTCCATGAAAAAATTGATAGATGGAATCAAGATAACTTTTAAATCTTTTACAACTTTGGGCATTGGATTTGTTTTTTTCTTTTTATTTATCATGGAACTTCCCACAGTTGCCCTTTTTGGATTTACTGATCAGATGATTTGGCTTAGAGACAAGGCGATAATCATTGCTTTTGTTATGTTATTAATTATTTTTATTTTTGCGGTTATTGATATTGTAATTGTTAGAAAACAGTACTTCGATGGGCTTAAGATGAGCAAGCAAGAGATTAAAGATGAGATGAAAAATATGGATGGAGATCCACTTA
Proteins encoded:
- the flhB gene encoding flagellar biosynthesis protein FlhB, which encodes MADDAEKTEEPTSKKIEDARKEGNVPKSQDASGVMTLFVAILAFLMLFPYMLSHILSIFKYYFSLIGMTIDRALMLDIAIVTIKEIFLIIMPLSIAVAIAGVIAAISQFGFLFTTKSITPDLKKLDPIKGMKNLFSMKKLIDGIKITFKSFTTLGIGFVFFFLFIMELPTVALFGFTDQMIWLRDKAIIIAFVMLLIIFIFAVIDIVIVRKQYFDGLKMSKQEIKDEMKNMDGDPLIKGKIRQIQMEASRKRMMSAVPEADVVITNPTHYAVAIKYDEQKSHAPIVVAKGMDNIAQQIKKIARENGVHIVQNPPLARSLYAEVELDKPIPSELFGAVAEVLAYIYKMNKK
- the nadA gene encoding quinolinate synthase NadA; the protein is MELTTQQLKEKINEYKKKLSVTVVAHFYQRDEVFEMGDITGDSLELAQKTMADNSEFVVFCGVGFMGQSVKVLSPNKRVVMPKAACCAMATMIDGMQFDASIKALNEAGIQNENILPITYINSNADVKAKVGEMGGMVCTSSNAKKIITTALMEGKKILFVPDRCLGQNIANQMGLKSCVIGDGSNVADADIICFNGFCSVHQLFSVDDIKFYRKKYPGILIAVHPECDPAICNAADFVGSTSQLIKYIKDLDENQKVAVGTEFNLVNRLRSKNTYVLSSTKPECPTMNETTLRDVYDVLKSIDDGAPLNEIHIDENTQKWAKIALDRMMAL
- the nadC gene encoding carboxylating nicotinate-nucleotide diphosphorylase, with protein sequence MIEDFVKETLAQDVGRGDLYALVEPSVEASAKIVAKSDGVMAGVTYCNVLAKLENFRVVWNKNDSESFVKGDVLATLSATSHVLLRVERTFLNMLLHASSIATLTKKYADIIEPYGVKLLDTRKTRPMLRVFEKYATRCGGAVNHRMGLDDSLMIKDTHLKTIKDLKSYIQKARQKIPFTAKIEVEAETLEIAKEAFKAGADIVMCDNMTPSQVQEIVKYRDANFSHVLLEASGNISLQTIENYAKVGVDAISSGSLIHQANWIDLSMKVD